In a genomic window of Candidatus Eisenbacteria bacterium:
- a CDS encoding polynucleotide adenylyltransferase PcnB has translation MEDLVHSFEATLPEGARRTAEALLRAGGRACAVGGSLRDHLLGLEVKDWDFATDLLPERVRSL, from the coding sequence ATGGAAGACCTCGTCCACTCCTTCGAGGCCACGCTCCCCGAGGGCGCGCGGCGCACTGCGGAGGCCCTCCTGCGCGCCGGCGGCCGAGCCTGCGCCGTGGGGGGCTCGCTGCGGGATCACCTGCTCGGCCTCGAGGTGAAGGACTGGGACTTCGCGACCGATCTCCTTCCGGAGCGTGTCCGCTCGCTCTT